ATCTGCTTGGCTACGATCAGCAGCTTATCACACTGCTGACGCCAATTGCCGCGCTACTCCAGCTTTACGGTAAGCTTCTTCCCACATGCTGCAGCGAATTGAGCGAGTGAACGAATGCTGCCAAGATATCCTTCCCGCTCCATGCGAGCAATCTGTGGTTGAGTACGCCCCATTCTAGCTGCAAGATCGGCCTGAGTAAGGCCACAGTCCTTCCTTGCTTTCGCCAAACGAAGTGCGATTTCCGCCTCTTCCCGCACAGCCTGCATCTTGACAGAGAGAACTGGATCAGCGGCAATAGCCTCTTTCGTCTCCCTGCGTAGACGCTCGCTAGCCTCAATGACCTCTCTGGAAACGAGAGGTTCCTCTATTGCTTTCTTCCTCGTAGTACTCATCTCTCCCTACCTCCACATCCCCTGCTTGACCTGCACCAACCTCTTGCGTGCCAAGTTGATCTCCTTAAGTGGCGTCTCTTTCGTCTTCTTGACGAAGACAACAAGACCATAGATCAAGTTGCCCCCGTTCCAGTAATAGTATAGGATACGTGCCTGTTGGCCGTCATCGTGTCCTCGAATCTCGAAGATTCGTTTCTCCTCATCGACAATACGTCCCTGGGGAAACGCGAGAGTCCCCTTCTCTTCCAGAAACCCAACAAGTTCCCACAGTTCACCTCGCAATTCGAGTGGCAGCTCCGCCATTTCTTCTCTTGCCGGTGAAATCAACACGAACTGCTTCTTCATCCAGTACTCACCATGCCCTCCCGAGACATCGTCCTTGATCTACCGATCAGAATCACGCCAGCAGCCAGTCAACAAAGAACATACCAGTATTGTTATGACAATCACCGAGAAGTCAAGTGCCCGCACGGGAATGACGGAGGGGTGGGGTGGGACAGGACTGGATTCCCGCCTGCGCGGGAAGGACGTGTATCAGGGGACAGACACCGTTCAGCGATGCAACCCCCTGGATATGGAAAAACCCCCATGAAGGGGGAGGGACAAGAAAAGCATGGATTCCCGCCTGCGCGGGAATGACAGAATCACGCGGGAATGACGGATGACGGACTGGATTCCCGCCTGCGCCGAGAGCACCCCTCGTATTGAACTGAAATACTCGGGGGGGGAATGACAGCATGGGGGAATATGAAAAAGACATGACCCTGGCAGCGACCTACTCTTCCAACGGGCTTCCCCATTAGTACCATCGGCGTGTCGGGCTTAACTTCCGTGTTCGGGATGGGAACGGGTGTTTCCCCGACGCTATGACCACCAGAGTCATGTCTCAGATGAAAACAAGAAGGAACTGCAGGCTGCCTGCACCCTCAAAACTGTACGAGCCAATTACGTCCCCGACCTATTAGTACTGGTCAGCTCAACGCATTGCTGCGCTTACACCTCCAGCCTATCAACCTGGTAGTCTACCAGGGGTCTACCTCGTCTTGCGACGATGAGAGATCACGTCTTCGAGTTGGCTTCGCGCTTATATGCCTTCAGCACTTATCCAATGTCGACATAGCTACCCAGCTCCGTGCCCCTGGCGGGACAACTGGTACACCAGCGGTCGACTTCCCGGGGTCCTCTCGTACTACCGGGAAATCTCGTCAAATCTCTAATACATGTGGCGGATAAGGACCGAACTGTCTTACGACGTTCTGAACCCAGCTCGCGTGCCCTTTTAACCGGCGAACAGCCGGACCCTTGGAACCTGCTCCAGCTCCAGGATAGGACGAGCCGACATCGAGGTGCCAAACCCTCCCGTCGATGTGGACTCTCGGGAAGGATAAGCCTGTTATCCCCGAGGTAGCTTTTATCCGTTGAGTGATGGCCATTCCATGCTGCAACCACCAGATCACTAAGCCCCACTTTCGTGTCTGCTCGAGATGTCTCTCTTGCAGTCAAGCTCCCTTATGCCTTTACACTCTATGGCTGATTTCCAAACAGCCTGAGGGAACCTTTGGGCGCCTCCGTTACTCTTTGGGAGGCGACCGCCCCAGTCAAACTGCCCGTCTGACATTGTCCTCCAGCCCGCTGAGGGCGAGGAGTTAGAAGTCTCGTTGAAGAAGGATGGTATCCCAAGGACGACTCCGCTGAGGCCGAAGCCCCAGCTTCCAAGTCTCCCATCTATCCTGTGCAGCCACAACCAAACTTCAATATCAGAGTACAGTAAAGCTCTACGGGGTCTTTCCGTCCTGCCACACGTAGCCCGCATCTGTACGGGCACTGCTATTTCACCGAATCCCTCTTTGAGACAGCGCTCAAGTCGTTACGCCATTCATGCGCGTCGGAACTTGCCCGACAAGGTATTTCGCTACCTTAGGACCGTTATAGTTACGGCCGCCGTTCACTGGGGCTTAAGTTCAGGGCTTCAGGGGACGAATCCCCTTGACTCCTCTCTGTAACCTTCCAGCACCGGGCAGGCGTCAGCCCCTATACGTCGTCTTACGACTTAGCAGAGACCTGTGTTTTTGTTAAACAGTCGCTTGAGCCTATTTCCTGTGGCCTCCTTGCGGAGGCATCCCTTCTTCCGAAGTTACGGGACCTTTTTGCCGAGTTCCTTAAAGAGGGTTCTTTCGCACGCCTTGGGAGTCTACTCCCGATCTACCTGTGTTGGTTTGCGGTACGGTCACCATACTTCTCGTGAGAGGTTTTTCCTGCCAGCATGAACTCAGCTGCTTCGCCTTGCGGCTCCCCATCACAGCTCAGGCACACGGGGAAACGGTTTTGCCAGTCTCCCCACCCTTGCTGATTAGACGCGAACTACCAGCGGTCGCGCTCAGCTTATCCTTCTGTACCACCCCATCCTTCAAACGAAGCATGGCAGCACGGGACTATTAACCCGTTTTCCATCAGCTACGCCTTTCGGCCTCACCTTAGGACCGGCTAACCCTGGGAGGACGAGCCTTCCCCAGGAAACCTTAGATTTCCGGCGAACGAGATTCTCACTCGTTTATGCGCTACTTAAGCCGACATTCTCACTCCGTGGCGCTCCAGCACTCCTTACGGTATGCCTTCTCTGCAGCACGGACGCTCTCCTACCACTCCGCCCTTGCGGGCGAAATCCGCAGCTTCGGTGATAAACTTAGCCCCTCTACATTTTCGGCGCAGGATCACTCGACCAGTGAGCTGTTACGCACTCTTTAAAGGATAGCTGCTTCTGAGCTAACCTCCTGGCTGTTTGAGTAACCCCACATCCTTCGCTAGCACTCAGTTTATCTTAGGGACCTTAGCTGACGGTCTGGGCTGTTCCCCTTTTGACTATGAATCTTAGTACCCACAGTCTCACTAGCAGGATACAGATATGCGGTATTCGGAGTTTGATTGGGTTTGGAAACCTGGTGAGGCCCCTAGTCCATTCAGTGCTCTACCCCCACACACTAATTACCTGCCGCTGCACCTAAATGCATTTCGGAGAGAACCAGCTATTCCCGGGTTCGATTGGAATTTCTCCGCCACCCACAGCTCATCACATAGGATTTTTCCCCTAACGTGTTCGGTCCTCCAGAGCGGGTTAACGCCCCTTCAACCTGTCCATGGGTAGATCACCCGGCTTCGGGTCTACTGCAACCAACTGACGCGCTGTTCACACTCGCTTTCGCTGCGGCTCCGGGGATCTCCCTTAACCTCGCTGGTTGCAATAACTCGTCGGCTCATTCTTCAATAGGCATGCAGTCACCCTGTGGCTTGCGCCACATAGGGCTCCTACCGCTCGTAAGCAATTGGTTTCAGATTCTCTTTCACTCCCCTTCCGGGGTTCTTTTCACCTTTCCCTCGCGGTACTAGTTCACTATCGGTCGCCAGAGTATTTAGCCTTACCACATGGTCGTGGTAGCTTCCCACAAGATTTCTCGTGTCCCGTGGTACTCAGGAACCGTCCCGGGAGTGCTCATGATTTCGCCTACGGGGCTGTCACCCGCTATGGCCCCTCTTTCCAGGGGGTTCGACTATCGTGAGCGTTTGTGACTCCCGCTCCAGGGTGCAACCTGGACTGGTCGGTCCTACAACCCCGCCGTGACAACGCCTGCACGCTATGCGTCACGGTGGTTTAGGCTGTTCCGGGTTCGCTCGCCGCTACTAACGGAATCGCTTGTGCTTTCTGTTCTTCGAGGTACTGAGATGTTTCACTTCCCTCGATTCCCCCTCCTGCCCTATGGATTCAGACAGGAGTCTCCCACCTGCGTGGGAGGGGTTGCCCCATTCGGAAACCCCCGGATCAATGTTTGATTGCAACTCCCCGGGGACTATCGCAGGCTTTCTGCGTCCTTCATCGGCTCTGTGCGCCAAGGCATCCACCAACTGCTCGTTCTTAC
This portion of the Coprothermobacter sp. genome encodes:
- a CDS encoding type II toxin-antitoxin system RelE/ParE family toxin, with product MKKQFVLISPAREEMAELPLELRGELWELVGFLEEKGTLAFPQGRIVDEEKRIFEIRGHDDGQQARILYYYWNGGNLIYGLVVFVKKTKETPLKEINLARKRLVQVKQGMWR
- a CDS encoding XRE family transcriptional regulator — protein: MSTTRKKAIEEPLVSREVIEASERLRRETKEAIAADPVLSVKMQAVREEAEIALRLAKARKDCGLTQADLAARMGRTQPQIARMEREGYLGSIRSLAQFAAACGKKLTVKLE